In Pseudomonadota bacterium, the following are encoded in one genomic region:
- a CDS encoding DUF4395 domain-containing protein, whose protein sequence is MNEMCPISFVQVNEKAVQINAALTVFSLILFFFTPYKWIILVLSIDFFIRGFLNPSYSFYSSFSKTILNIFKVKPTMVNAGPKIFAAKIGVIFCCMIAASYLLNFEKTGIVIGLIFTVCAALEAIFKFCIACKIYPFIHKG, encoded by the coding sequence ATGAATGAAATGTGCCCTATATCTTTTGTGCAGGTAAATGAAAAGGCTGTGCAAATAAACGCAGCTTTAACTGTTTTTTCTTTAATATTATTTTTCTTTACGCCTTATAAATGGATTATTTTGGTTTTATCCATTGATTTTTTTATACGTGGCTTTCTTAATCCTTCATATAGTTTTTATAGTTCTTTCAGTAAAACTATTCTAAATATCTTCAAAGTCAAACCTACAATGGTTAATGCCGGACCTAAAATATTTGCTGCGAAGATCGGGGTTATATTTTGTTGCATGATAGCTGCATCTTATCTGCTCAATTTTGAGAAAACAGGCATTGTTATCGGTTTGATTTTTACTGTTTGTGCCGCTCTTGAAGCAATTTTCAAATTCTGTATTGCCTGTAAGATATACCCTTTTATACATAAAGGATAG
- the katG gene encoding catalase/peroxidase HPI, translated as MNEDSKCPVTGRTSKPIAGGGTSNRDWWPNQLNLKMLHQNSHMSNPMGAEFNYAEEFKKLDLEALKKDLYALMTDSQDWWPADYGHYGGLFIRMAWHSAGTYRMGDGRGGAGSGNQRFAPLNSWPDNVNLDKARRLLWPIKQKYGKKISWADLMILAGNCALESMGFKTFGFGGGREDIWEPEEDVYWGAEEEWLATSDKPKSRYTGDRDLENPLAAVQMGLIYVNPEGPDGNPDPVASGRDVRETFKRMAMNDEETVALVAGGHTFGKCHGADDAAHVGPEPEAAGIEEQGLGWKSSFGSGKGGDTISSGIEGAWKPNPTKWDMGYLNVLFKYEWELLKSPAGANQWLAKDVAEEDMVVDAYDPLKKHRPMMTTADLSLRFDPIYEPIARHYQQNPEKFADDFARAWFKLTHRDMGPRLRYLGAEVPAEELIWQDPVPAVTHKLIDEQDITALKGKIFASGLTVSQLVSTAWASASTFRGSDKRGGANGARIRLAPQKDWKVNQPAQLKMVLKTLEGIQKEFNSAQSGGKKVSLADLIVLGGCAGVEQSAKNAGHSVTVPFTPGRTDASQEQTDVVSFSVLEPAADGFRNYLKTKFSVSAEELLVDRAQLLTLTAPEMTVLVGGMRVLNTNFEQSRHGVFTKRPETLTNDFFVNLLDMSTTWKATSGDDNVFEGRDRKSGEIKWTGTRVDLIFGSNSQLRALAEVYGSKDSQEKFLHDFVATWNKVMNLDRFC; from the coding sequence ATGAATGAAGATAGCAAGTGCCCGGTAACGGGCAGGACAAGCAAACCCATTGCCGGTGGCGGCACGTCGAACCGTGACTGGTGGCCGAACCAGCTGAACCTTAAGATGCTTCATCAGAACTCGCACATGAGCAATCCGATGGGCGCGGAGTTCAACTATGCTGAAGAATTCAAGAAGCTCGACCTGGAGGCTCTGAAAAAGGACCTCTATGCGCTGATGACCGACTCACAGGACTGGTGGCCAGCCGATTACGGTCACTACGGTGGGCTCTTCATCCGAATGGCCTGGCACAGCGCAGGAACCTACCGCATGGGTGACGGCCGCGGGGGTGCAGGGTCCGGCAACCAACGCTTCGCGCCGCTGAACAGCTGGCCAGACAACGTTAACCTGGACAAGGCGCGCCGACTGCTTTGGCCGATCAAACAGAAATATGGCAAAAAAATTTCCTGGGCCGATCTCATGATCCTCGCCGGCAACTGTGCTCTGGAGTCGATGGGTTTTAAGACCTTCGGCTTTGGTGGCGGGCGTGAGGACATCTGGGAACCCGAAGAGGACGTCTACTGGGGTGCCGAAGAGGAATGGCTGGCTACGAGCGACAAGCCAAAGAGCCGTTATACCGGCGACCGCGATCTCGAAAACCCCCTTGCCGCCGTGCAGATGGGGCTGATCTACGTGAACCCGGAAGGCCCGGACGGCAACCCTGATCCGGTCGCCTCCGGCCGTGACGTCCGAGAGACCTTCAAACGTATGGCGATGAACGACGAAGAGACCGTCGCGCTCGTCGCCGGCGGGCACACCTTCGGCAAATGCCATGGCGCGGACGATGCGGCGCATGTCGGGCCGGAACCCGAGGCCGCCGGCATAGAGGAACAGGGGCTCGGCTGGAAGAGCAGTTTCGGCAGCGGTAAAGGCGGCGATACGATCTCCAGCGGCATCGAGGGCGCCTGGAAGCCGAACCCGACCAAATGGGACATGGGCTATCTGAACGTGCTGTTCAAATACGAGTGGGAGCTGCTCAAAAGCCCGGCCGGCGCGAATCAGTGGCTGGCCAAGGACGTAGCCGAAGAGGATATGGTGGTTGACGCGTACGACCCGTTGAAGAAACACAGGCCGATGATGACCACGGCGGACCTCTCCCTTCGCTTCGACCCGATCTACGAGCCGATCGCGCGGCACTACCAGCAGAACCCGGAAAAATTCGCGGACGACTTCGCTAGGGCGTGGTTCAAACTGACCCATCGTGATATGGGCCCTCGCTTACGCTATCTCGGTGCGGAGGTTCCGGCAGAGGAGCTGATCTGGCAAGACCCGGTCCCCGCAGTAACTCATAAATTGATAGACGAACAGGACATCACCGCCCTTAAGGGCAAAATCTTTGCCTCCGGACTGACTGTCTCCCAACTGGTCTCAACGGCCTGGGCGTCGGCATCCACGTTCCGCGGCTCCGATAAGCGCGGTGGGGCAAACGGGGCGCGCATTCGTCTTGCGCCGCAAAAGGATTGGAAAGTCAACCAGCCGGCCCAACTGAAGATGGTGCTGAAGACTCTTGAGGGAATCCAAAAGGAGTTCAACAGCGCACAGTCCGGCGGAAAGAAGGTTTCTCTTGCCGACTTGATTGTCCTGGGTGGATGCGCAGGTGTCGAACAATCGGCGAAGAATGCCGGTCATTCTGTGACCGTTCCCTTCACGCCGGGACGCACGGATGCTTCACAGGAGCAAACCGACGTGGTGTCATTCTCCGTACTCGAACCGGCTGCAGACGGGTTCCGTAACTACCTCAAGACCAAGTTCAGTGTATCGGCGGAGGAATTGCTGGTTGATCGGGCACAACTGCTGACGCTGACTGCTCCTGAAATGACGGTTCTCGTTGGCGGTATGCGTGTCTTGAATACTAACTTCGAACAGTCCCGGCATGGCGTCTTCACCAAACGGCCAGAGACGCTCACCAATGACTTCTTCGTGAATCTGCTTGATATGAGCACGACGTGGAAGGCAACCTCGGGAGACGATAACGTGTTCGAAGGTCGTGATCGCAAGAGCGGTGAAATTAAGTGGACCGGCACCCGTGTCGATCTCATATTTGGTTCGAACTCCCAACTACGGGCCTTGGCGGAAGTCTATGGAAGTAAGGACTCCCAGGAGAAGTTCCTGCACGACTTTGTGGCGACGTGGAACAAGGTAATGAATCTTGACCGCTTTTGTTGA
- a CDS encoding sugar kinase, with the protein MMDRLTENKIILIIRKTRLDDLIARFNTEAQARFYIEHLGADFSDYKLENTIYKSAVHKATNALSRLGRLQTLDRSFVPNFIFGKQDIVVVLGQDGLVANVLKYLDQQPVIGVNPDPDRWEGVLLPFTISDLSHLVPEVFRKSCPIRQITMAKADLNTGQTIYGVNDLFIGPKTHTSARYSIQIKQKKEDHSSSGIIVSTGLGSSGWLRSILAGATGISSAATGRPIEVKQKSKFTWDSEYLYYSVREPWPSKTSSAELTFGKITPKSPLILVSAISENGVIFSDGIEADFIEFNSGTLATISVAEKKGNLVV; encoded by the coding sequence TTGATGGACCGTCTAACCGAAAATAAGATTATCCTAATCATACGTAAAACTCGATTGGATGATCTAATTGCAAGATTTAACACAGAGGCTCAGGCGAGATTCTACATAGAACATCTCGGCGCTGATTTTTCTGATTATAAGCTTGAAAACACGATATATAAATCTGCAGTTCATAAAGCAACGAATGCACTTTCCCGCTTGGGCCGTCTGCAAACATTAGACCGATCATTTGTGCCTAATTTTATATTTGGCAAACAGGATATAGTCGTTGTTTTAGGGCAGGACGGATTGGTTGCAAACGTTCTTAAATATTTGGATCAGCAACCGGTTATCGGAGTTAATCCAGATCCTGATCGCTGGGAAGGTGTATTGCTTCCCTTCACAATTTCTGATTTATCCCATTTAGTTCCGGAGGTGTTCCGGAAAAGTTGCCCGATTCGCCAGATAACTATGGCTAAAGCAGATTTAAACACTGGACAGACCATTTACGGCGTAAATGATTTGTTTATAGGGCCAAAAACACACACATCGGCTCGTTATTCGATACAGATCAAGCAAAAAAAAGAAGATCATTCATCAAGCGGTATAATCGTTTCAACAGGTTTGGGTTCGAGCGGTTGGCTGCGAAGCATACTTGCGGGAGCGACAGGGATTTCTTCAGCTGCAACAGGAAGGCCTATTGAGGTAAAACAGAAATCCAAATTTACATGGGACTCTGAGTACTTATATTACTCAGTCCGTGAACCTTGGCCAAGCAAAACATCTTCTGCGGAATTAACATTCGGTAAGATCACCCCCAAAAGCCCACTGATACTTGTTTCGGCTATATCAGAGAATGGCGTAATTTTTAGCGATGGTATCGAAGCGGATTTTATAGAATTTAACTCAGGAACACTTGCTACGATCAGCGTAGCAGAGAAGAAAGGAAATCTTGTTGTTTAA
- a CDS encoding aldo/keto reductase — protein MEKKLDRREFIALIVGTGIALTSSYSFGNQIRTDVVVPKRAFGNTGVKISKLCLGGGSFTGTDSQVLLDEALNYGVDCWEIVSFTGKAYSEYFKKHPETRKKVFLSGKVYSTDPVVMQKQLDKVLKENGTSTIDFLAVHVLDNIEVLNNDVRRWAEKVKKQKKIRFFGFCTHKNMAQCLNDAAELGWIDGIQTAYNYRMQSIKSMEDAMQKCHEKGIGIFAVKSMGITVQQKAKLQKFPLSEEKLNAMLAVHNISFEQAKIEAIWQNPNLTSVCSLMPNSTILQSNVSAAVDDRSFNAEVKKLLADYADSTGQYYCIRCGGCDTANADEIPIFEIMEMLMYSRGYGARDLAVKKFEQIPIKIRSKINSNDYSGVEKICPQKIPIAQFMKEAYTEFSK, from the coding sequence ATGGAAAAGAAGTTAGACAGGCGGGAATTTATAGCACTTATTGTTGGCACAGGTATCGCATTGACGTCTTCTTATAGCTTTGGCAATCAAATACGCACTGATGTTGTTGTTCCCAAACGAGCATTTGGGAATACCGGTGTGAAGATATCTAAACTTTGCCTTGGCGGTGGATCTTTTACAGGCACAGACAGTCAAGTTTTGCTCGATGAAGCCCTTAATTACGGTGTTGACTGTTGGGAGATCGTTTCATTTACCGGGAAAGCTTACAGTGAATATTTTAAAAAACATCCTGAGACACGAAAGAAAGTCTTTTTGTCCGGAAAAGTATATTCAACAGACCCGGTTGTAATGCAGAAACAATTGGATAAAGTGCTCAAAGAAAACGGGACGTCCACTATTGACTTTTTAGCTGTACACGTTCTGGATAACATTGAAGTGCTTAATAATGACGTAAGAAGATGGGCTGAGAAGGTTAAAAAACAAAAGAAGATTAGATTTTTTGGATTTTGTACGCATAAGAATATGGCCCAATGTCTCAATGATGCTGCTGAGCTTGGCTGGATAGATGGGATTCAAACTGCTTATAATTACAGGATGCAGAGCATTAAAAGCATGGAAGATGCTATGCAGAAATGTCATGAAAAAGGTATTGGGATATTTGCTGTTAAGTCAATGGGGATCACGGTTCAGCAAAAAGCCAAGTTGCAAAAGTTTCCGCTTAGTGAAGAAAAATTGAATGCTATGTTAGCTGTTCACAATATATCTTTTGAACAAGCAAAGATAGAAGCGATTTGGCAGAATCCTAACTTGACATCAGTCTGCTCTCTTATGCCTAATTCAACGATTTTGCAATCGAATGTTTCAGCGGCGGTAGATGATCGCTCTTTCAATGCTGAAGTAAAAAAACTGCTTGCAGATTATGCAGATAGCACCGGGCAATATTACTGTATACGATGCGGTGGATGCGATACTGCAAATGCAGATGAGATTCCAATATTCGAGATTATGGAAATGCTTATGTATTCGAGAGGGTATGGGGCAAGGGATCTGGCAGTAAAAAAGTTTGAACAGATACCAATTAAGATTCGGAGCAAGATAAATAGCAACGATTATTCAGGTGTTGAAAAAATATGCCCTCAGAAAATTCCGATAGCGCAATTTATGAAAGAAGCCTATACGGAATTTAGTAAATGA
- a CDS encoding transcriptional repressor, with protein MADHKKRFEIIIQKLRDNGHKITPQRLAIVKILAKSKDHPSVDNIYVQIKKDFPTMSLATVYKNIVLIKSLGEVLELGFPDGSNRYDGNKPTPHPHIICIKCKKIVDPDLDSLDEMKKEVELDTNFKILNHRLDFFGICSNCMAEQG; from the coding sequence TTGGCAGACCATAAAAAAAGATTTGAAATCATCATCCAAAAATTAAGGGATAATGGCCACAAGATAACGCCTCAGCGGCTGGCTATCGTTAAAATTCTTGCCAAAAGTAAAGACCATCCCAGTGTTGACAATATCTATGTCCAGATAAAAAAAGACTTTCCGACAATGAGTCTTGCCACTGTATATAAAAATATTGTATTAATTAAATCATTGGGTGAAGTTCTTGAGTTAGGATTCCCGGATGGGAGCAACCGATATGATGGAAACAAGCCTACTCCCCATCCACACATCATCTGTATCAAGTGCAAAAAAATTGTTGACCCGGACCTGGATAGCCTGGATGAAATGAAAAAAGAGGTTGAATTAGATACTAATTTTAAAATTCTGAATCATAGGTTGGATTTTTTCGGTATATGCAGCAATTGTATGGCAGAACAAGGTTAA